One segment of Brassica napus cultivar Da-Ae chromosome C3, Da-Ae, whole genome shotgun sequence DNA contains the following:
- the LOC106414467 gene encoding glucan endo-1,3-beta-D-glucosidase produces MSSKLLTFFFVLSLVAIHHILVVTCRQWCMAMPNASDEQLQANIDYACSNGVDCTQIQPGGVCYEPNTLYDHASYVMNAYYQSHGRIEDSCRFNRSSCWVFVDPSYGSCVYYT; encoded by the coding sequence ATGTCGTCCAAGCTTTTAACCTTCTTCTTCGTTCTATCTCTTGTGGCGATCCACCACATCCTTGTCGTGACATGCAGACAATGGTGCATGGCGATGCCTAATGCTTCAGATGAGCAGTTACAAGCCAACATTGACTACGCTTGCAGCAACGGCGTCGATTGTACACAGATCCAGCCCGGGGGAGTATGCTATGAACCAAACACTCTTTATGACCACGCGTCGTATGTGATGAACGCTTATTACCAGAGTCATGGACGCATTGAAGACTCTTGCAGGTTCAACCGCAGCAGTTGCTGGGTCTTTGTCGACCCAAGTTATGGCTCATGTGTGTACTACACTTGA